In a single window of the Anaerocolumna cellulosilytica genome:
- a CDS encoding family 4 glycosyl hydrolase, giving the protein MIYSNSKITNCKIAYIGGGSRGWAWRLMADFALEPDLSGTVALYDLDLDAAKQNEIIGNRLNERPESIGNWEYKAVPTIKEALTGADFVIISILPGTFQEMESDVHAPEKYNIFQSVGDTAGPGGLVRALRTIPMFVEIAEAIKVYSPDAWVINYTNPMSLCVKTLYHAFPEIKAFGCCHEVFGTQKILRDIAQERFGLTGIDRNEVFVNVLGINHFTWFDSASYKGIDLFPIYKDYVNSHHEQGMEKGDKNWMNSSFSSAQRVKFDLFKRFGLIAAAGDRHLAEFMPGTEYLNDPDTINSWKFGLTTVAYRKKDLKNRLLKSKRLVNGEEEIELKPSGEEGVLLIKALCGLTRLVSNVNIPNTNGQITNLPRTAVVEINALFERDSIKPVIAGPIPTNILSLIQPHVENHETILQAALSCDFTFALEAFMNDPLVKGKCTEGEGKVLLKEMIQNTLHYLPELWQKELLK; this is encoded by the coding sequence ATGATTTACAGCAATTCCAAAATAACAAATTGTAAAATTGCCTATATCGGGGGCGGTTCCAGAGGTTGGGCATGGCGTTTAATGGCCGACTTTGCACTGGAACCCGATTTATCCGGAACCGTTGCTCTTTATGACCTTGATTTAGATGCAGCTAAGCAGAATGAAATCATCGGAAACCGTTTAAATGAAAGACCTGAAAGTATCGGCAACTGGGAGTACAAAGCCGTTCCTACCATAAAAGAGGCATTGACCGGAGCTGATTTTGTAATTATCTCCATCTTACCCGGAACTTTTCAGGAGATGGAATCCGATGTGCATGCACCTGAAAAATATAATATCTTTCAATCAGTGGGCGATACCGCAGGACCAGGCGGATTAGTCCGGGCACTTCGCACCATTCCTATGTTTGTAGAAATTGCAGAAGCTATTAAAGTGTATTCTCCGGATGCCTGGGTTATCAATTATACCAATCCTATGTCCCTGTGTGTTAAGACCTTATATCATGCCTTTCCGGAAATTAAAGCCTTTGGGTGTTGTCATGAAGTATTTGGTACGCAGAAAATTTTAAGGGACATCGCTCAGGAACGATTTGGCTTGACAGGCATCGATCGGAATGAGGTCTTTGTAAATGTACTTGGAATCAATCATTTTACGTGGTTTGATAGTGCTTCCTATAAGGGAATTGACTTATTCCCTATTTATAAGGATTATGTCAATTCCCATCATGAACAGGGCATGGAAAAAGGAGATAAAAATTGGATGAATTCTTCCTTCTCCAGTGCTCAACGTGTTAAGTTTGATTTGTTTAAACGCTTTGGTCTGATTGCTGCTGCCGGAGACCGCCATCTGGCTGAATTTATGCCGGGTACAGAATATTTAAATGATCCGGATACCATTAACAGCTGGAAGTTCGGTCTTACTACAGTGGCATACAGAAAAAAAGACTTAAAAAACCGTCTTTTAAAAAGCAAGCGACTGGTAAATGGGGAGGAGGAAATTGAATTAAAACCTTCGGGAGAAGAAGGTGTATTATTAATCAAAGCCCTTTGCGGTCTGACACGTCTTGTCAGCAATGTAAATATCCCAAATACCAACGGACAGATTACGAATCTGCCCCGTACAGCAGTAGTAGAAATTAATGCTCTTTTTGAAAGGGATTCCATTAAACCGGTAATCGCCGGACCAATCCCTACTAATATCTTATCCCTGATTCAACCTCATGTAGAGAATCATGAAACCATTTTACAAGCTGCCTTAAGCTGTGATTTTACATTCGCTTTAGAAGCATTTATGAATGACCCTCTTGTAAAAGGTAAATGTACCGAAGGAGAAGGCAAGGTATTATTAAAGGAAATGATTCAAAATACCTTACATTATCTGCCGGAACTCTGGCAGAAAGAATTATTAAAATAA
- a CDS encoding AraC family transcriptional regulator has translation MVPLAGIRKDMNSRMEQLIFRERMDGLMIDCIYRDSEYSMAAKHMHSEYEIYVLLEGEQYYFIEEKTCHVTAGTIMLIGKEKIHWTGKAGCSRQKRILVEIKEEWLDSFLKKNGFWSLQQLFHTYQMLTPKEWEFKEICRLLLEVKEEITEKKLGYEIIVKMKISQALLVILRYGMDSHKERRIEEKSTEKYHIVQRAVKYIQNHCEEKLLIQEVADALFISRCYLSRIFKEYTGVTVNEYIVIQRVQKGKKLLQQEEYSITKISELAGFESITYFGKVFKQYTGKTPRMYRSQFRTKGYN, from the coding sequence GTGGTACCATTAGCAGGTATTAGAAAGGATATGAATAGCCGTATGGAGCAATTAATATTTCGTGAGCGGATGGACGGTTTAATGATAGATTGTATCTATAGGGATTCAGAGTATTCTATGGCAGCTAAGCATATGCATAGTGAATACGAAATATATGTACTCTTAGAAGGAGAACAGTATTACTTTATAGAAGAGAAAACCTGTCATGTGACTGCCGGAACCATAATGTTGATTGGAAAAGAGAAAATTCATTGGACGGGAAAAGCAGGATGTAGCAGGCAGAAGCGAATACTGGTAGAAATAAAGGAAGAGTGGCTGGATTCTTTTTTAAAGAAAAACGGATTCTGGAGCTTGCAGCAGTTGTTTCATACCTATCAGATGCTTACTCCAAAAGAATGGGAATTTAAAGAAATATGTAGATTGTTACTAGAAGTAAAAGAAGAAATCACAGAAAAAAAGCTTGGCTATGAGATAATTGTTAAAATGAAGATTTCACAAGCGCTTCTTGTAATCTTGCGTTATGGTATGGACAGCCACAAAGAGAGAAGAATAGAAGAAAAATCCACTGAAAAATATCACATTGTGCAAAGGGCTGTGAAATATATCCAAAACCATTGTGAAGAAAAGTTATTGATTCAGGAGGTAGCGGATGCCTTATTTATCAGCAGGTGTTACTTAAGCCGCATATTTAAAGAATATACTGGTGTAACCGTCAACGAGTATATTGTAATTCAAAGAGTACAAAAAGGTAAAAAACTGTTGCAGCAGGAAGAATATAGTATTACCAAAATATCTGAACTTGCTGGTTTTGAAAGTATCACGTATTTTGGTAAGGTATTTAAACAGTACACCGGTAAGACACCTAGAATGTATCGTAGTCAGTTTCGAACGAAAGGTTATAATTAG
- a CDS encoding glycoside hydrolase family 88/105 protein, with protein sequence MKYNKILNDYIKQLLEESTPEAPVWNREQFIHNNGANWNYVNGITMRALLNLYSNTGEETYLNFVDGFMDYFVDVDGSIKTYELSDYNIDHLCGGPVLLTLYEITGKEKYIKASKELRQQLNTHPRTKEGNFWHKKVYPNQVWLDGLYMGQPFYMEYEEKYNQAAGCADSFSQFINVGRLMKDTVTGLYYHGYDESRESFWCDKSTGLSKGFWLRALGWFVMALVDTMEVMPKTMEAEKEELMILYQDLIETLLRYQDTNSSMWYQVIDQGGREGNYLETSGSAIISYAILKSVRLSYLKPSYREIGERVFYGICDKYLSEENGKLQLGGICLVAGLGGNGTRRDGSYAYYISEPVVENDGKGVAPLLLAYSEILRG encoded by the coding sequence ATGAAATACAATAAAATATTAAACGACTATATAAAACAGCTATTAGAAGAAAGTACCCCTGAGGCACCGGTATGGAACAGAGAACAGTTCATACACAACAATGGAGCAAACTGGAATTATGTGAATGGTATAACTATGCGCGCCCTTTTAAATCTATACAGTAACACAGGTGAGGAAACCTACTTAAACTTTGTGGATGGATTCATGGATTATTTTGTAGATGTGGATGGGAGCATAAAGACATACGAGCTTTCTGATTATAATATAGACCATTTATGCGGAGGGCCGGTACTGCTTACTCTTTATGAAATAACCGGAAAAGAAAAATATATAAAAGCATCAAAAGAGCTTCGTCAACAGCTTAATACACACCCAAGGACGAAAGAAGGGAACTTCTGGCACAAAAAAGTATATCCCAATCAAGTATGGTTAGATGGGTTATATATGGGACAGCCCTTCTATATGGAATATGAAGAGAAATACAATCAGGCTGCCGGCTGTGCTGACAGCTTCAGTCAATTTATCAATGTTGGGCGTCTTATGAAAGATACAGTGACGGGGCTGTATTATCATGGATACGATGAATCCAGAGAAAGCTTCTGGTGTGATAAATCAACGGGACTATCGAAAGGATTCTGGTTAAGAGCTTTAGGCTGGTTTGTAATGGCACTTGTGGATACAATGGAAGTTATGCCTAAGACAATGGAAGCAGAAAAAGAAGAACTTATGATTTTGTATCAAGACCTAATAGAGACACTGTTAAGATATCAGGATACGAACAGCAGTATGTGGTATCAGGTAATTGACCAGGGCGGACGAGAAGGCAATTATCTGGAAACAAGCGGAAGTGCCATTATCTCTTATGCCATCTTAAAAAGTGTAAGGCTTTCCTATCTGAAACCGTCCTATCGTGAAATTGGAGAACGGGTCTTTTACGGAATCTGTGACAAGTATTTATCAGAGGAGAATGGCAAGTTGCAGCTTGGAGGTATCTGCTTGGTGGCCGGACTTGGCGGAAACGGCACAAGAAGAGACGGAAGCTATGCGTATTATATCAGCGAGCCAGTAGTAGAGAATGACGGAAAAGGTGTGGCACCGCTGCTGCTGGCATATTCAGAGATATTAAGAGGTTAG
- a CDS encoding Sau3AI family type II restriction endonuclease, with the protein MGDRVYKTKEEILERGREVIGIPLHQIDKTNRLKTGKGAIGSVLEESWFGYKINSESNPDFAEAGVELKVTPYVYKKKEIRAKERLVCNIINYMEEYKHTFFTSSFWKKCNTMLLLSYEHKEGVSKGNFTIDAATLFSFPTEDLLIIEKDWATIVTKIKAGKAHELSEGDTLYLGACTKGASAASVRKQPFSELPAKQRAFSLKQSYMTYILNSYIFGDKIDEHIIKNPEVLKKQSFEEYVIHKIRPYFNKTQSQLLNDFKLKTNAKNVNELLLARMLGVNGHLAATEEFQKANILPKTIRVNFDGSITESMSFPIFHFKKIITEDWEYSEFKTMLEQTKFLFVIFRFNTNKELVFDNLIFWNMPEGDLQEVESVWKRTVAIIKEGVKLKKVGSRTFNNLPKASENRVAHVRPHARDSRDVLELPDGRFMPKQCFWLNNTYIREQLEKKKLS; encoded by the coding sequence ATGGGAGATCGGGTATATAAAACAAAAGAAGAAATTCTGGAACGTGGTAGAGAAGTTATTGGGATTCCGCTACATCAGATTGATAAAACAAATCGCTTAAAAACTGGTAAAGGCGCAATTGGCAGTGTCTTAGAGGAATCTTGGTTTGGGTACAAAATTAATAGCGAATCTAATCCCGACTTTGCAGAAGCTGGCGTTGAGCTGAAGGTTACTCCTTATGTATATAAAAAGAAAGAGATACGAGCAAAAGAGCGTTTAGTTTGTAATATTATTAACTATATGGAAGAATATAAACATACATTTTTTACTAGCAGCTTTTGGAAGAAGTGTAATACAATGCTTTTGCTGTCATATGAACACAAGGAAGGGGTCTCTAAAGGGAACTTCACTATAGACGCAGCTACACTATTCAGCTTCCCGACCGAGGACTTGCTTATAATTGAAAAAGACTGGGCAACCATCGTCACTAAAATTAAAGCTGGAAAAGCACATGAATTATCAGAGGGAGATACACTCTACCTTGGTGCTTGTACAAAAGGTGCTTCTGCTGCATCGGTTCGTAAGCAGCCATTTTCAGAATTACCCGCTAAACAAAGAGCCTTTTCACTAAAGCAATCTTATATGACTTATATTCTTAATAGCTATATATTTGGTGATAAAATAGATGAACATATTATAAAGAATCCAGAGGTACTTAAAAAACAATCTTTTGAAGAATATGTCATTCATAAAATTCGTCCGTACTTTAACAAAACGCAATCTCAGCTGCTTAACGACTTCAAACTCAAAACAAATGCTAAAAACGTAAATGAATTGCTTTTAGCTCGTATGCTAGGCGTTAATGGTCACTTAGCTGCCACGGAAGAATTCCAGAAAGCCAATATTCTTCCAAAAACAATTCGTGTTAATTTTGATGGATCAATTACAGAAAGTATGTCATTTCCTATTTTTCATTTCAAAAAGATTATTACAGAAGACTGGGAATATAGTGAGTTCAAGACAATGCTTGAACAAACAAAGTTTTTGTTCGTTATTTTCCGCTTTAACACAAATAAAGAATTAGTTTTTGATAATCTTATCTTCTGGAATATGCCTGAAGGTGACTTACAAGAAGTTGAATCTGTTTGGAAACGTACCGTAGCAATTATAAAAGAAGGCGTAAAACTTAAAAAAGTTGGAAGCAGAACATTTAATAATCTGCCAAAAGCAAGTGAAAATCGTGTAGCACATGTTCGCCCTCATGCACGTGACTCTAGAGATGTTTTGGAACTTCCGGATGGTAGATTTATGCCTAAACAATGCTTCTGGTTAAACAATACATATATTCGCGAACAACTAGAAAAGAAAAAATTATCATAA
- the dcm gene encoding DNA (cytosine-5-)-methyltransferase, which translates to MEKKVCELFAGVGGFRLGLERSSPDWNTVWFSQWEPNKSKQWAHQCYVSHWGDINEYTGIDISLVPKESIPNHNLLVGGFPCQDYSVARPLPGSNGLEGKKGVLWWQIRDVLIEKKSPFVLLENVDRLLKSPASQRGRDFGVMLACLADLGYSVEWRVINAAEYGAGQRRRRIFIFAYQNNTNYAKRIMDEPINLITSSGFFATTFPVESNLDMNTVALDYGNLPELSATFSFNFDSAGYMRDGVVYTSRVTPVYEEPMPLRNLLERDVADKYYLRDRLDKWTYLKGPKKLKRTSKDGYEYVFSEGGIAFPDPIDLPARTMLTSESSVNRSTHVICDPQTKELRLITPIEAERIQGFEDNWTNTGMPEKFRYFTMGNALVVPMVTRMGRTLKQIFDNE; encoded by the coding sequence ATGGAAAAAAAAGTTTGCGAGTTATTTGCTGGTGTTGGAGGTTTTCGACTCGGACTAGAACGATCTTCCCCTGATTGGAATACGGTATGGTTTTCACAATGGGAGCCAAACAAATCAAAGCAGTGGGCGCACCAATGCTATGTTTCACATTGGGGAGACATTAACGAGTATACAGGTATAGATATATCCCTCGTTCCCAAAGAATCCATACCAAATCATAATCTTTTAGTAGGAGGTTTTCCTTGCCAGGATTATTCTGTAGCAAGACCCTTACCTGGCAGCAACGGACTCGAAGGAAAAAAAGGTGTGCTTTGGTGGCAAATACGAGATGTATTAATTGAAAAGAAAAGCCCCTTTGTCCTCTTGGAAAATGTAGATCGTTTGCTAAAATCGCCTGCTTCTCAGCGCGGAAGAGATTTTGGAGTGATGTTGGCATGCCTCGCTGACTTAGGATACTCCGTCGAATGGAGAGTCATCAATGCTGCAGAGTATGGTGCGGGTCAACGTAGGCGTCGTATCTTTATCTTTGCATATCAAAATAACACCAATTATGCAAAGCGAATCATGGATGAACCTATCAATCTTATTACAAGCTCGGGTTTCTTTGCAACCACATTCCCAGTCGAATCAAATCTGGATATGAACACGGTAGCTTTGGATTATGGAAATCTTCCGGAACTCTCTGCTACATTTTCGTTTAATTTTGATAGTGCTGGTTATATGAGAGACGGAGTAGTGTACACAAGTCGTGTTACACCTGTTTATGAAGAACCTATGCCACTAAGAAATCTGTTAGAACGAGATGTGGCTGATAAGTATTACCTTCGTGATAGATTAGATAAGTGGACATATCTCAAAGGTCCCAAAAAATTGAAACGAACCAGTAAAGATGGGTACGAATATGTTTTTTCAGAAGGTGGGATTGCTTTCCCAGACCCAATTGACTTACCAGCACGAACAATGTTAACATCAGAGTCTTCGGTAAATAGAAGTACGCATGTGATTTGTGATCCCCAAACAAAGGAACTTCGCTTGATTACTCCGATTGAAGCAGAAAGAATCCAGGGTTTTGAAGATAACTGGACAAATACGGGCATGCCAGAAAAGTTCCGCTATTTTACTATGGGTAATGCTTTGGTTGTTCCAATGGTTACGCGTATGGGAAGAACTCTGAAACAAATATTTGATAACGAATGA
- a CDS encoding IS256 family transposase, which yields MAKKREPVRMTEGKKNIIAALLQEYDIQSAEDIQDALKDLLGGTIKEMLEVEMDDHLGYVPYERSENQNSRNGYKQKQIRSKYGEATINVPQDRESSFEPKVVKKRQKDISAIDDKIISMYAKGMTTRQISETIEDIYGFEVSEGMVSDITDKLLPEIEQWQNRPLSSIYPIVFIDAVHFSVRDNSIIKKLAAYIILGINEEGRKEVLSIQVGANESSKYWLSILNELKNRGVQDILILCADGLTGIKESIAVAFPNTEYQRCIVHQVRNTLKYVADKDKKEFATDLKKIYHAASEEAGLTRLDEVCTKWDDRYPNAMKSWHKNWDVISPIFKFSAEVRKVIYTTNAIESLNSTYRKLNRQRSVFPSDTSLLKALYLATFEATKKWTMSLRNWGKVYGELSIMYEGRLPI from the coding sequence ATGGCAAAAAAACGTGAACCGGTCAGAATGACCGAAGGAAAGAAAAACATCATCGCTGCTCTTTTACAGGAATACGACATCCAGTCTGCTGAAGATATCCAGGATGCACTTAAAGACCTGTTGGGTGGCACAATCAAGGAAATGCTTGAAGTAGAAATGGACGATCATCTGGGCTATGTTCCATATGAAAGATCCGAAAACCAGAACTCTCGAAACGGTTATAAACAAAAGCAGATCAGAAGTAAATACGGCGAAGCAACAATTAATGTCCCTCAGGACCGAGAAAGTTCTTTTGAACCTAAGGTAGTTAAGAAAAGGCAGAAAGATATATCGGCGATCGATGACAAGATTATATCCATGTATGCCAAAGGAATGACAACACGTCAGATTTCTGAAACTATCGAGGATATCTACGGATTCGAAGTCAGCGAAGGCATGGTATCAGACATAACCGACAAACTTCTCCCGGAGATTGAACAGTGGCAGAACCGTCCTCTCTCAAGCATTTATCCTATCGTATTCATCGATGCAGTACATTTCTCAGTAAGGGACAACAGCATCATCAAGAAGCTGGCTGCATACATAATCCTTGGTATAAATGAAGAAGGCAGAAAAGAGGTATTATCGATACAGGTAGGTGCCAATGAGAGCAGTAAATACTGGCTCAGTATCCTTAACGAGCTTAAAAACCGAGGTGTACAGGATATACTCATTCTTTGCGCAGACGGGCTGACTGGCATCAAGGAATCCATAGCAGTGGCCTTCCCCAACACGGAATACCAACGCTGCATCGTACATCAGGTGAGAAATACCTTGAAATACGTAGCTGACAAGGACAAGAAGGAATTCGCAACTGACCTGAAGAAAATTTACCATGCAGCTTCAGAAGAAGCCGGACTTACCCGACTGGATGAAGTTTGCACCAAATGGGATGACCGCTATCCGAATGCAATGAAAAGCTGGCATAAGAACTGGGATGTAATCAGTCCTATTTTCAAGTTCTCTGCCGAAGTCAGGAAGGTCATTTATACTACAAATGCAATCGAAAGTCTAAATAGTACATACCGTAAACTCAACCGTCAGAGGAGCGTCTTCCCGAGCGACACATCACTTCTGAAAGCCCTTTACCTAGCTACATTTGAGGCAACAAAGAAATGGACCATGTCTCTCAGAAATTGGGGTAAGGTATATGGTGAACTTTCTATCATGTACGAGGGAAGGCTCCCGATTTAA
- a CDS encoding helix-turn-helix domain-containing protein, which produces MNNSFEKNNIDYKKLGHRIKEVRLSKNLTQENIADYVGCNISHISNIENNHTKVSLNILLAIANALNTSIDYLLSEQYNNSSLALDNEILRTLKGCDDEKKLKILKIISII; this is translated from the coding sequence TTGAATAACTCATTCGAGAAAAATAATATCGACTATAAAAAATTAGGTCATCGAATAAAAGAAGTCCGTTTAAGTAAAAATTTAACTCAAGAAAATATTGCAGATTATGTAGGATGCAATATCTCTCATATATCCAATATTGAGAACAATCATACCAAAGTTTCATTAAATATTTTACTTGCTATAGCAAATGCTCTTAACACTAGTATTGATTATCTTTTATCAGAGCAATATAATAATTCTTCTTTGGCACTGGATAATGAAATACTCAGAACTTTAAAAGGCTGTGATGATGAAAAGAAGTTAAAGATTTTAAAGATAATTTCTATTATATAG
- a CDS encoding helix-turn-helix domain-containing protein has translation MKNDNNKHIINYEKLGFRIKKARLNKNLTQENIADYVGCNVSHISNIENNHTKVSLNVLLAIANALNTSIDYLLYEQYDNSSLALDNAIIKALKDFDNEKKLSILKIISIL, from the coding sequence TTGAAAAACGACAATAATAAACATATTATTAACTACGAAAAGTTAGGATTTCGTATAAAAAAAGCACGTTTAAATAAAAATTTAACTCAAGAAAATATTGCAGATTATGTAGGATGTAACGTTTCACATATTTCTAATATTGAGAATAACCATACTAAAGTCTCTCTAAATGTTTTATTAGCAATTGCTAATGCTCTAAATACAAGTATCGATTATCTTTTATATGAGCAATATGATAATTCTTCTTTAGCACTAGATAATGCTATAATAAAAGCATTAAAAGACTTTGATAATGAAAAGAAGTTAAGTATCTTGAAAATTATCTCAATTCTTTAA
- a CDS encoding DUF6809 family protein, with amino-acid sequence MKSLIKTIYYGTLNPDDKVLKEDEEYQKLSEQILIIMEKLKKESSNENFKSITELMEITIESNSLESENAFLHGFRYGALIMMEILSD; translated from the coding sequence ATGAAATCATTGATTAAAACAATTTATTATGGAACTTTAAATCCTGATGATAAAGTCTTGAAAGAGGATGAAGAATATCAGAAATTGAGTGAGCAAATTCTGATTATAATGGAAAAGTTAAAAAAAGAGTCTAGTAATGAAAATTTTAAGAGCATTACAGAGTTAATGGAAATAACGATAGAATCAAATTCATTAGAATCTGAAAATGCCTTTTTGCATGGATTTAGATATGGGGCACTTATAATGATGGAAATTTTATCAGATTAA
- a CDS encoding NADPH-dependent oxidoreductase: MNETIQLIQNHRSIRSFLDKDIDNEIIDEILKSSQAMPSSINGQQTSVIVIRDKETKAKIAHLAGGQQWVEDAPVFLIYVLDFYKTHLAAKKNGLTQVIHESVEGTMVGTFDSGLAMAAAIISAESLGLGIVPIGGVRKNPGELIKLLNLPEYVYPAVGLAVGYPKDNSHKKPRLPFETFKHEESYHTEGLEKAIEQYDTEMKGYLKEIGREQEGNWSKLTSGIYQYVYYPEVYPTMKEQKFSNDK, from the coding sequence ATGAACGAAACGATACAATTAATTCAAAATCATAGGTCTATACGTAGTTTTCTTGATAAAGATATTGATAATGAAATCATTGATGAAATATTAAAGTCATCTCAAGCTATGCCAAGTTCTATTAACGGACAGCAAACCTCAGTCATTGTAATAAGAGATAAAGAAACCAAAGCTAAAATTGCCCATCTGGCAGGTGGTCAGCAATGGGTTGAAGATGCCCCGGTATTTCTAATCTATGTTCTGGATTTTTATAAAACGCATCTGGCGGCCAAGAAAAACGGATTAACACAAGTAATCCATGAGAGTGTGGAAGGCACTATGGTTGGAACCTTTGATTCTGGCTTAGCAATGGCAGCTGCCATCATCTCTGCCGAATCCCTGGGTCTTGGTATCGTTCCCATCGGTGGTGTGCGAAAAAACCCCGGAGAATTAATTAAGCTGTTAAATCTTCCTGAATATGTGTATCCGGCTGTGGGTCTTGCCGTAGGATATCCAAAAGATAATTCTCATAAGAAACCAAGACTTCCTTTTGAAACCTTTAAACACGAGGAATCCTACCATACAGAAGGCTTAGAAAAAGCTATCGAGCAATATGATACAGAGATGAAAGGCTATTTAAAAGAAATCGGCAGGGAGCAGGAGGGTAACTGGAGCAAACTAACCTCCGGCATCTACCAGTATGTATATTATCCGGAAGTTTATCCTACTATGAAGGAGCAAAAATTCTCAAATGATAAATAA
- a CDS encoding ImmA/IrrE family metallo-endopeptidase: MTYEDLQKQHDYLFVKEMDLYQVNGLKGLYVDGCIAIDKNLTNVEKGCVLAEEIGHHLTSVGNILDQNIDANRKQEYRARLVAYDIQVGLKGIVDSYEAGCTSLYSMAEYLEVTEEYLKEALTAYENKYGTYVSFQKYIIYFTPCLGVLKKLD; the protein is encoded by the coding sequence ATGACATACGAAGACTTACAGAAGCAGCATGACTATCTGTTTGTAAAAGAAATGGATTTATACCAGGTTAATGGGTTAAAAGGGTTATATGTAGACGGCTGTATCGCTATCGATAAGAATTTAACCAACGTGGAGAAAGGCTGTGTACTGGCAGAAGAAATCGGTCATCACTTAACCTCTGTTGGAAATATACTGGATCAAAATATTGACGCCAACCGAAAGCAGGAATACAGAGCCCGTCTGGTTGCATACGATATACAAGTAGGTCTAAAAGGAATTGTTGACAGTTACGAAGCCGGTTGTACAAGCCTTTACTCCATGGCTGAGTATCTTGAAGTAACAGAAGAATATTTAAAAGAAGCACTTACCGCTTATGAGAATAAATACGGTACGTATGTATCCTTTCAGAAATATATCATTTATTTTACACCATGTCTTGGTGTTTTAAAAAAGCTGGACTAG
- a CDS encoding helix-turn-helix domain-containing protein, with product MSVLQDRIKERRLALDLTLAEVASRLGVKEATMQRYESGEIKNIKHDTIARLAEIFDCSPSYLMGWEETNSISTIAAHKEENENWTPEELSKIEEYKQLLLAARNNKKEH from the coding sequence ATGTCAGTATTACAAGATCGAATTAAAGAAAGAAGGCTTGCCCTAGATTTGACCTTAGCCGAAGTAGCAAGCCGGCTAGGTGTAAAAGAGGCAACCATGCAGCGGTATGAAAGTGGGGAAATAAAAAATATTAAGCATGATACCATTGCTAGACTTGCAGAAATATTTGATTGTTCTCCTTCTTATTTAATGGGCTGGGAGGAAACTAATTCTATATCTACCATTGCTGCGCATAAAGAGGAGAATGAGAACTGGACGCCGGAAGAGCTCTCTAAAATCGAAGAATACAAACAGCTTTTGCTTGCTGCCAGAAATAATAAAAAAGAGCATTAA
- a CDS encoding phage scaffolding protein produces MKIEQFLKLGLSDEQAKKVMELCKEDKRNFIPKSRFDTLNEKKKKLEMQVMVHKTQLDEMLVANEQNKRLHEQAGQIWEHFISFNRKQEELLREFLILSAIFNKLSGVVSVEFVMDKIDRSKLTLTTQGEILGLDKQLMDIQTEYPHYF; encoded by the coding sequence ATGAAAATAGAACAATTCTTAAAGTTAGGACTAAGCGATGAGCAAGCTAAAAAAGTTATGGAGCTGTGCAAAGAAGATAAAAGAAATTTCATACCCAAGTCCAGATTCGATACGTTAAATGAAAAAAAGAAAAAACTTGAGATGCAGGTCATGGTTCATAAGACGCAATTGGATGAAATGCTAGTAGCAAATGAACAAAACAAAAGGCTACATGAGCAGGCAGGCCAGATATGGGAACATTTTATTTCTTTTAATAGGAAGCAGGAGGAGCTGCTCCGGGAGTTTTTAATTTTGTCAGCAATTTTTAATAAACTTTCCGGTGTAGTGTCTGTAGAATTCGTTATGGACAAGATTGATAGGTCTAAGCTAACACTTACAACCCAGGGGGAGATTCTGGGACTTGATAAACAGCTGATGGACATACAAACAGAATATCCACATTACTTTTAA